The following coding sequences are from one Bradyrhizobium sp. WSM471 window:
- a CDS encoding LLM class flavin-dependent oxidoreductase gives MKFGIFYELQLPRPWVAGDELSLYQNALSQMELADGLGYDHAWVVEHHFLEEYSHSPSPESFLAAASQRTKNIRLGHGILQLTTNHPARVAERVAVLDLLSNGRCEFGMGESASITELTPFGRDMETKKEVFEEAVAAIFPMFKDAGSEHHGKYFDIPLRNVVPKPVQKPHPPLWMACSQLQTIERAGRHGFGALGFQFVSADAAHAWVHAYYNAMTKRLTKLADYEINPNMALVSFFMCAKTDEEARARADGATFFQFALRFYGASQNRQRPAPYTVNMWDEYNKWKRDNPEAQEAALRGGLIGSPETIRRKLKRFQGSHIDQVILLNQAGKNSHEHICESLELFGREVMPEFQNDPAQAAWKQGVMSGEIKLEEIDTEAFTDRYGKLAVSVSPAKAAAG, from the coding sequence ATGAAGTTCGGCATCTTCTATGAGCTGCAACTGCCACGTCCGTGGGTGGCCGGCGACGAGCTCAGCCTCTACCAGAACGCGCTCTCGCAGATGGAACTGGCCGACGGGCTCGGCTACGATCACGCCTGGGTCGTCGAGCATCACTTCCTCGAAGAATACTCGCACTCGCCGTCGCCGGAATCGTTTCTCGCGGCCGCGAGCCAGCGCACCAAGAACATCCGGCTCGGCCACGGCATCCTCCAGCTCACCACCAACCACCCGGCACGTGTCGCCGAGCGCGTCGCGGTGCTCGATCTGCTCTCCAACGGCCGTTGCGAATTCGGCATGGGCGAGAGCGCCTCCATCACCGAGCTCACGCCGTTCGGCCGCGACATGGAGACCAAGAAAGAGGTGTTCGAGGAAGCCGTCGCCGCGATCTTCCCGATGTTCAAGGACGCGGGAAGCGAGCACCACGGCAAATATTTCGACATCCCCTTGCGCAATGTCGTTCCGAAGCCGGTGCAAAAACCGCATCCGCCCTTGTGGATGGCCTGCTCGCAATTACAGACCATCGAACGCGCGGGACGGCACGGCTTTGGCGCGCTCGGTTTCCAGTTCGTCAGCGCGGATGCCGCGCATGCCTGGGTGCACGCCTATTACAACGCCATGACCAAGCGGCTCACCAAGCTCGCCGACTACGAGATCAACCCGAACATGGCGCTGGTGTCGTTCTTCATGTGCGCGAAGACGGACGAGGAGGCCCGCGCCCGGGCCGACGGCGCCACCTTCTTCCAGTTCGCGTTGCGCTTCTACGGCGCCTCGCAGAACCGCCAGCGTCCGGCGCCCTACACCGTCAACATGTGGGACGAGTACAACAAGTGGAAGCGCGACAACCCGGAAGCGCAGGAGGCGGCGCTGCGCGGGGGCCTGATCGGCTCGCCAGAGACGATCCGAAGGAAGCTGAAGCGCTTCCAGGGCTCGCACATCGACCAGGTCATCCTCCTGAACCAGGCGGGCAAGAACAGCCACGAGCACATCTGCGAATCGCTGGAGCTGTTCGGCCGCGAGGTGATGCCGGAATTCCAGAACGATCCCGCGCAGGCCGCCTGGAAGCAGGGCGTCATGAGCGGCGAGATCAAGCTCGAGGAGATCGACACCGAGGCCTTCACCGACCGCTACGGCAAGCTCGCCGTCAGCGTCTCGCCGGCCAAGGCGGCGGCGGGGTAG
- a CDS encoding acyltransferase family protein yields MSPSTAATPASERLHALDALRGGALLLGIVLHAAMSFVPATPRFWFIQDTHPSLLLGLLTFTIHVFRMTTFFLMAGFFARMSFHRRGVRGFVRDRLLRIGLPLVIGWPILFTPMYFIAIWASHFPNGGWSRSWPPVLPNFPLTHLWFIYVLLELYVAVLLLRGAFVWLDASGGWRVVIDRVFAGIMKSPLAPLVLAIPIGVAFCLDQRWINVMGVRTPDQSLITNAQAWIGFGTAFAIGWLLHRQIDLLRLIERRWLPHLLLAITLILISFVLVGAMTSAPGAPKLPFGFATLRLVSVILYAPAIWISTFAVIGLALRFMSGFSPTWRYLADASYWLYLIHLPIVMALQVALSQLDWPGLIKFAIILVVALPSMLASYHLLVRFTFIGTVLNGRRAEKRVLPQGGIATA; encoded by the coding sequence ATGTCACCTTCGACCGCCGCCACCCCTGCATCGGAACGGCTGCACGCTCTTGATGCACTCAGGGGCGGCGCCCTGCTGCTCGGCATCGTCCTGCACGCGGCCATGTCGTTCGTGCCCGCCACGCCCCGGTTCTGGTTCATCCAGGACACCCATCCAAGCCTGCTCCTGGGCCTGCTGACCTTCACCATCCACGTCTTCCGGATGACGACCTTCTTCCTGATGGCGGGTTTCTTCGCCCGCATGAGCTTTCATCGCCGGGGCGTCAGGGGCTTCGTCCGCGACAGGCTCCTGAGAATCGGGCTGCCGCTCGTGATCGGTTGGCCGATCCTGTTCACGCCCATGTACTTCATCGCGATCTGGGCGTCTCATTTCCCGAACGGCGGCTGGTCCCGCAGCTGGCCACCGGTGCTGCCGAATTTCCCCCTGACCCATCTCTGGTTCATCTATGTGCTGCTGGAGCTTTATGTCGCCGTTCTGCTGCTGCGCGGCGCATTTGTCTGGCTAGATGCGTCAGGCGGGTGGCGAGTGGTAATTGACCGCGTCTTCGCCGGGATCATGAAAAGTCCGCTGGCCCCCCTTGTTCTGGCGATCCCGATCGGCGTCGCCTTCTGTCTCGATCAACGCTGGATCAATGTGATGGGCGTGAGGACGCCGGATCAATCGCTCATCACCAACGCGCAGGCCTGGATCGGCTTCGGCACCGCCTTCGCGATCGGCTGGCTGCTGCATCGGCAGATCGATCTGCTGCGGCTGATTGAGCGGCGCTGGCTCCCGCATCTTCTGCTCGCAATCACTCTGATCCTGATCAGTTTCGTGCTGGTTGGGGCGATGACGTCCGCGCCGGGTGCACCGAAACTGCCTTTCGGCTTTGCCACGCTCCGGCTTGTCTCCGTGATCCTGTATGCGCCGGCGATATGGATTTCGACCTTCGCGGTCATCGGCCTCGCCCTCCGCTTCATGTCGGGCTTCAGCCCGACCTGGCGCTACCTCGCCGACGCCTCCTACTGGCTCTATCTGATCCACCTGCCGATCGTGATGGCGCTGCAGGTCGCGCTGTCGCAGCTCGACTGGCCCGGGCTGATCAAGTTCGCGATCATTCTCGTCGTCGCGCTTCCTTCGATGCTGGCGAGCTATCATCTGCTGGTGCGCTTCACCTTCATCGGCACGGTGCTGAATGGCCGCCGCGCTGAGAAGCGTGTTCTCCCGCAAGGCGGAATTGCGACTGCGTAG
- a CDS encoding helix-turn-helix domain-containing protein, with product MTATGLTAIDLGLRGAASGVFLLIVLVALLRRATGQQAFLGIAMCAGGIFYAIATAPNLPKTAWWWVLPILSAQPAVFWLWARAAFDDDFVLRRWHGALWLSIVAFGFAITLGWANWPALAGAGGRVLALATLVLALAAAVQTVKTWRADLVARRRRLRLAMLAINVVLIATVAVAGFAAIPVAVPGAPGSLPTALGLFIVAMLAAIGLFSAPAMAVDDATAAIASGEAGRQAPAADRAAAGQAVVDPILLRRLDHLMTVERTYRQEGLAIGALAARLDVPEHRLRQAINEGLGYRNFNAFLNRYRIEDARLALSDSTQREVPVLTIAMDAGFQSIGPFNRAFKAETGMTPTEFRREALSRPDSAELSQPRREIG from the coding sequence GTGACCGCGACAGGGCTGACGGCGATCGATCTCGGACTTCGCGGCGCGGCGAGCGGCGTGTTCCTGTTGATCGTTCTCGTGGCCTTGCTGCGTCGTGCGACCGGCCAACAGGCTTTTCTGGGCATCGCGATGTGCGCAGGCGGCATATTCTATGCGATCGCGACGGCGCCCAACCTGCCCAAAACGGCTTGGTGGTGGGTGTTGCCGATCCTGTCCGCGCAGCCTGCGGTGTTCTGGCTGTGGGCGCGCGCGGCGTTCGACGACGATTTCGTGCTGAGGCGTTGGCACGGCGCCCTGTGGCTGAGCATCGTGGCTTTCGGATTTGCGATCACGCTGGGCTGGGCGAACTGGCCCGCTTTGGCCGGCGCAGGCGGGCGAGTCCTGGCTCTGGCCACCCTGGTGCTGGCCCTCGCTGCCGCGGTTCAGACGGTCAAGACCTGGCGAGCCGATCTGGTCGCGCGGCGACGCCGACTGCGGCTGGCGATGCTTGCGATCAATGTCGTGCTCATCGCGACCGTCGCCGTCGCCGGCTTCGCCGCAATTCCCGTCGCGGTTCCCGGCGCGCCCGGCAGTCTCCCGACCGCGCTCGGGCTGTTCATCGTGGCCATGCTTGCCGCCATCGGCCTGTTCAGCGCGCCGGCGATGGCCGTCGATGACGCCACGGCCGCGATCGCATCTGGCGAGGCGGGGAGGCAAGCCCCGGCCGCCGATCGCGCCGCCGCGGGGCAGGCCGTCGTCGACCCGATCCTGCTCCGGCGTCTCGACCATCTGATGACGGTCGAGCGAACCTACCGCCAGGAAGGCCTTGCGATCGGAGCGCTCGCGGCGCGGCTCGACGTTCCCGAGCATCGGCTGCGCCAAGCGATCAATGAAGGGCTGGGCTATCGCAACTTCAATGCGTTCCTCAACCGCTACCGTATCGAGGACGCCAGGCTGGCGCTGTCCGACTCGACGCAGCGGGAGGTCCCGGTGCTGACCATCGCCATGGATGCGGGCTTCCAGTCGATCGGACCTTTCAATCGCGCGTTCAAGGCCGAAACCGGCATGACCCCGACCGAATTCCGGCGCGAGGCGCTGAGCCGGCCCGACAGCGCTGAACTCAGCCAGCCGCGCCGCGAAATCGGCTAG
- the napE gene encoding periplasmic nitrate reductase, NapE protein: MSAPDDATSRVRRKRMEIFAFLFLTAIVMPVLAVGTVGSYGLGVWIYQMFAGPPGPPPSPH; encoded by the coding sequence ATGTCGGCCCCCGACGACGCGACTTCGCGCGTGCGCCGTAAGCGCATGGAGATTTTCGCTTTCCTGTTCCTGACCGCGATCGTGATGCCCGTCCTCGCGGTCGGAACGGTCGGCTCCTACGGGCTCGGCGTCTGGATCTACCAGATGTTCGCCGGCCCTCCCGGCCCACCGCCCTCCCCGCATTGA
- a CDS encoding chaperone NapD, which yields MAESKLNRRALITGRVLSADRIVAPPGCEIASIIVQARPERLDQLEAAITALAGCEIHGRDARGKLIVVTEAPDAGSLGTLLNTIQSLPDVYSAALVFHAIETA from the coding sequence ATGGCCGAATCCAAACTCAACCGCCGCGCCTTGATCACCGGCCGGGTGCTCAGCGCCGACCGCATCGTCGCGCCACCCGGTTGCGAAATTGCCAGCATCATCGTGCAGGCCCGCCCCGAGCGTCTGGACCAGCTGGAAGCCGCGATCACCGCCCTTGCCGGCTGCGAGATTCACGGCCGCGATGCGCGAGGAAAGCTCATCGTCGTGACCGAGGCGCCTGATGCCGGCAGCCTCGGCACCCTGCTCAACACCATCCAGTCGCTGCCCGACGTCTATTCCGCGGCCCTGGTCTTTCACGCCATCGAAACGGCTTAA